The Chloroflexota bacterium DNA segment AGGTTCAGCGACTTGAGGATCTCGTACCCGGCGGTGACCTCGTCGCGCGAGTCGCCGCTGAGGGATACGCGGATGGTGTCGCCGATGCCCTCGTACAGCAGGTAGCCGAGTCCCACGGCGCTGCGGATGGAGCCGGAGGACACCGTGCCGGCCTCGGTGATGCCGAGGTGGAATGGATAGGGCACCATCCTGGCCAGGCGGCGGTAGGCCTCCACCGTCGTCGGCACGTCAAAGGCCTTCAGGGAGATCTTGATCAGGTCGAAGTCGAGCTCTTCCAGCAGGCTGATCTCCCAGAGCGCCGTCGCGACCATGTGGTCGACGACGCTGTACTCGCCCTCCCTGGCCTCGCCGGCCTTGGGCAGGCGGTTCACCATGTCGAATAGCCGGGAGAAGCCGCGGGTCTGCCCGATGCCGCCCACCGGCGGCAGGCTGCCGAAGTTCACGCCGATGCGGATGGGGGTCTCGCGCTCCTTGGCGGCCACGACCACCTGCCTGACCCGGTCGGCGTCCCGAAGGTTGCCCGGGTTCAGCCGGAGGCAGTCGACGCCCTGTTCCAGCGCCTCCAGCGCAAGCTGGTAGTGGAAGTGGATGTCCGCGACGAGGGGGATGTTGATCTGCTTCTTGATGGCCCCCAGCGCCTGGGCCGCTTCCATGTCCGGCACGGCGCACCGGATGATGTCGCACCCAACCTCTTCCAGGCCTTTTATCTGCGCCACGGTGGCGGCCACGTCCCGCGTGTCCGTCTTCGTCATGGATTGCACGGCGATGTCGGCGTCGCCGCCGACCTTGACGCCGCCAACGTAGACCGGCTTGGATACCCTGCGCTTCGGCATTCGATCTGCTCCTTCGATTCCCCGCCGCGCGGGCGGATCGCTCACGCCTTAACTATACCCCAAACCGCACGCCGATGCGCGGACTAGTTGGCGATCGAGTTGCCCGCGATGATGCGGCTCACGTCGAAGAACGTGATGATCACGATGACGCCGATGAGCACGGCGAACCCCACCGCGTGCACCAGCCCCTCCCGCTCCGGCGGAACGCGCTTGCCCCCGCGCGCCCACTCGAGCGCGACGAAGACGATGCGGCCGCCGTCCAGCGCCGGCAGCGGCAGCAGGTTGATGATGGCAAGGTTCAGGCTGAGCAGCGCCGCGAAGATGACCAGCGGCCGCCAGCCAGCCTCCGCGACCTCGTCGCTGATCTGCGCGATGCCCACGGGCCCGGCAAACTGCGGCCCGCCGGAGCCCGCGAACCAGCTCAGGATTTCGTTCTTCAGGAGGACCAGCATCTCCCACATGCGCACGAAGCCGTTGGGGATGGCGGTCAGGATGTTGCCCGGCTGGCTGACCACTTGCCCCTGAATGGTGCGAATCTGGATTCCGACGTTGCCCTGGCCCTCGGGCGGCGCCCAGCGCGGGACAAGGAGCACGGTGAACGGCTCCGTATCCCGCACGGCGGTGTCGACGGGCCCGGTGTCCGCCCCGAAACCGAAACTGCCGGTGATGAGGCGTTCCGGGCGCATAACCAGGAATTCGGTTTCCTTGCCCAGGTTCAGCAGGATGCGGGTCTGAAGGGTCTGCGTGTTGTAGACCCTGTGCCCGTCCGCTTCCAGGATGATGTCGCCGCTCTGCAGGCCGGCGCGCTCGGCCGGCGACTCCTGCGCCACGCCCGCGATGAGGACACGGCCCTCGTACCGCTCCTCCGGCGCCGCGAAGAGGAAGACAAAGAGCACCACCGGCAGCACGACATTCATGGCGGAGCCGGCCGCCAGCACGGTGAACCGCGTGAGCGGGCTCCTGCTCGCGAGGCTCCAGGGCACGTTGGGGTTGTTCTCCCCCGCCATCCGCACGAAGCCGCCCAGCGGGAGCCAGTTGATGGTGTACACCATGTCCGCGAGCACCAGTGTGTCCCCGCGAACATCGCGGACCTTGCCCTCGTGGACGAGGACCTCCTTGCCGAGCGCTTCCTCCAGCGACAGGTCCCTCGACGCCGTTCCGCCGAAGAGGCCCTCAACGGCCAGCGCGGTGAGCGCGCCGTCGCTGCCGGAGCTGGAGTAGACGCGTACTTTCATGCCCGGCCGGACTTGATCGCGGGAATGAAACCCAATGAGCCACACATCCTCGGGCAGGCGCACGGGCGTCCGGCCCGTGTAGAGGCCAAACGCTCTGGGAGGGAAACCCCAGCCAAACTCGAGCACTTTGACGCCGAAGGCGCGGGCGGAGAAGAAGTGGCCGGCCTCATGCACCATGATGAGCACGGTCAGCAGCAGGACAAACCGGACGACGGTGACCAGCAGGCCGATGGGGTCTTCCATCTACCGCTCCACGATGCCGCGGGCCGTCTCCCGCGCCCACGCGTCCGCCGCGAGGATGTCCTCCAGCGAGGGGTCTGCGGTGGACGTGTGCCGGTCGAGCGCCGCCGTCACGACCCCGTGGATGTCGCCGAAGGCGATGTGCCCGCCGAGGAACGCGTCGATGGCCACCTCGTCCGAGGCGCTGAGGACGGTCGGGTACGTGCCGCCTGCGTGTCCGGCCTCCAGCGCGGTCACGAAGCACGGGTAGCGCGCGGGGTCCATCTCCTCGAAAGTCAGCGCCGCCGCGGCTATCGGGTCGAAGCGCGGGGCCTGCTCGCACGGCAGCCGCTGCGGGTAGAACATGGCGTACTGGATGGGCAGGCGCATGTCGGGAACGCCAAGCTGCGCCTTCACGGAGCCGTCCATGAACTCCACCATCGAGTGGATGATGCTCTGCGGGTGGACGACCACGTCCACGCGTTCCCAGGGCATGGCAAAGAGCCAGTGGGACTCGATGACCTCGAAGCCCTTGTTCATCAGCGTTGCGGAGTCGATGGTGATTTTCTTGCCCATGCTCCACGTCGGGTGCTTCAACGCCTGCTCGGGGGTCACCTTGGCGACTTCCTCGATCGGCAGGCGGCGCAGCGCCCCGCCGGAGGCCGTGATGATGAGCCGCCGGACGCCATTTTCCACGTCCTCGCCCTGCAGGCACTGCCAGATGGCGCTCGGCTCGCTGTCGACGGGCAGAATCTCGCCGCCGCAGCGCGCGGCCTCCCGCGTCAGCAGCTCGCCGGCCATGACGACGGGCTCCTTGTTCGCCATCGCGACGTGCTTGCCCGCTCGCAGCGCCTCCAGCGTCGGCAGCAGGCCCGCGTTGCCCACCATGCCCTGCATGACAAGGTCGACGTCGGGATGCGTCGCAATCTCGACGATGCCGCCGATGGTCTCCGTGCCGTCCGGCAGCTCGCCGGCCGGGGGCTGCTGCTGGCAGTACAGGTAGCGCGGCTGGAACTCGTGCGCCTGCTCGAGCAGCATATCGCGGTTGCTCCACGCGGACAGCGCGAACACCTCGAACTCGTCGGGGTAGGCGCGGACGATGTCCAACGTCTGCCGCCCAATGGAACCGGTTGAACCCAGAATCGCGAGCTTCTTCATAATGTCCACACTTGCCACATGAATGCGAACGGCAGCGTCACCAGCATGCTGTCCATCCTGTCGAGAACGCCGCCGTGTCCCGGAAGCAAGGCCCCCGTGTCCTTGACGCCCGCTATCCGCTTCATCGCCGAGACCGTGAGGTCGCCGATGATTGCGCCAATTGCGAGCGTAACGCCCAGCGCGGCTACTGCCGGGAGACCTAGCGGCAGGTCTAATAACAGGGTAAGCCCAATGGCGGCCAGTACGCCAGCAAGAACGCCGCCGATGGTGCCCTCCCACGTCTTGTTGGGGCTGATTGACGTCAGCTGAGTCCGGCCGATCAGCTTGCCGACGGCAAAGGCGCCGGTGTCGATGGCCATGGTGCAGAGCAAGGCGGTCAGCGTCCATTCCAGACCGTTCTCCAGGTTGCGCATGAGGAGCGCGACGGCCAACGGCATCCCGACGTGGAACGGGCCCATCGCGCCCATCAAACGCAGCTGCCATCCCAGGCCCGGCCCCGGAGCGGTGAAGTGAAAGATGATCATTGCCAGCGCCGCCGCCGCAAAGGCCATGAGGAACTGCAGCGGTCCCCACACGGCGGCCTGGATCATGCCGATGGTCAGCGCCCAGGCGAAGAGGAGTCGCGGAGGAGAGTCGAAGGCCTTGCTCAGGCGGTTGTACTCGAAGACGGCCAGCGCGCCCGCGACGCTCGCCAGGGCGCCCATGTACGGCGCGCCAAGCAGCACAACGGCCAATACGACGGGGATGCCGACGAAGGCGGTTGCCACGCGGAGGGTGAGCATGGGCGGCTAGTCCGCGCTGTTGGGGAGCACCCCGCCAAAGCTCCGGCGCCGGCCCCGGTACGCCTCCAGCGCGCGAATGGCCTCGCCGCGGCCGAAGTCGGGCCAGCAGGCGTCGGTGACATAGTGTTCGGCGTACGCGCCCTGCCAGAGGAGGAAGTTGCTCAGGCGCATCTCGCCCGCCGTGCGGACGATCAGGTCGGGGTCCGGCACACCGTAGGTGTAGAGGTGCTGCGACAGCTTGGCCTCGTCAAGGTCCTCCGGCGCGGCCCCCGCCGCCAGCAGCCGGCGCACGGCCTGCAGGATCTCGTCGCGCCCGCCGTAATCGAAGGCGATGCTCAACTCGAAGCCGTCGTTGTCCTTCGTCAGCGCCACCGCCGCCTCGATGGAGGCCTGCAGCGACTGCGGCAGCCGGTCGAGGCGGCCGAGGTGGCGCAGCCGGACGCCCTCTTTGTGCAGCTCTCTCGTCTGACTGTCGATGACATCGGCGAGAAGGTCGAAGAGGCCGGTCACCTCATCCTCGGGCCGGGTCCAGTTCTCTGTGGAGAAGGCGAAGAGGGTCAGGTGCTTGACGCCGTACTCGGCGAAGCAGCGGGCCACGGGGCGGATGTTCTCCGTGCCCGCGCGGTGCCCGGCGAGCCGGGGCAGGCCGCGGCCCGCCGCCCACCGACCGTTGCCGTCCATGATGATGGCGACGTGCGCGGGGACTTCGTCAGGCGCGAATCGGGCCTGCGATTGCTCCGCCTCCGCTCCGGCGTACGCGTCCGGGGCCCGGCGTCTCTGCACGGGCTAGACCTCCATCAGTTCGGATTCTTTGGCCTCGCCCGTCTTGTCGATCTGCGCGATGTTGGTGTCGGTGATCTTCTGAAGCTGGTCCTGGAAGCGGCGGAGGTCGTCCTGCGACAGCTCCTTGTTCTTTTCCTGCGCGCGGATCTTGTCCTGCACGTCCCGCCGCACGTTTCGGACGGCCACCCGGGCGTCCTCGACGCGCTTGCGGACGGAGCGCGCCAGGTCCTTGCGCCGGTCTTCCGTCAGGACGGGCATTGTGAGCCGGATGACGGAGCCGTCGTTGTTGGGCGTGATGCCGAGGTCCGATTTATGGATGGCGCGCTCCACTGCCGACATCGCCGTCTTGTCCCACGGCTGGATGGCCAGCACACGCGCTTCCGGCACCGACACCGACGCGAGCTGGTTCAGCGGCATGTCCGTGCCGTAGTACTCCACGACGATGTGCTCGACGAGCCCGGGCCGCGCCCGTCCCGTCCTGACTGACTCCAGCTCTCGCTGCAGCGCGTCGTTGGCGCCGTGCATCCGGTGTTCGGCGTCCTTCAGGTGTTCGTCCGCAGTGGGCATGGCGTCCTCCTAATCCCTGCTCAGAAGACTCTCGGGGACGTCCGCGACAAGGGTCCCCAGCTGTTCCGCGTTGAGGAGCCTCATGAGGCTGCCTGGCTTGAATACGTCAAATACCACAATGGGCAGGTGGTTGTCCATGCACATGGAGACCGCCGTGTTGTCCATGACTTCCAGCCCCTTGTTCAGGACGTCCATGTACTCCAGGTAGTCGAAGCGCTTGGCGTCGGGATGGATGCGGGGGTCGGCGTCGTACACGCCGTCCACCTGGTTCTTCGCCATGAAGATGGCGTTGGCGCCGATCTCGACCGCCCGAAGCGCGGCGGCCGTGTCCGTGCTCATGAAGGGATTGCCCGTCCCCGCTGCGAAGATGACGACCCGCCCCTTCTCCAGGTGCCGGATCGCCCGCCGCCGGATGAACGGTTCCGCGACGGCCTGCACGCCAAGCGCGCTTTGCGTCCGGGTGTCCACGCCCATCTGCTCCAGAGCGTCCTGGAATGCGAGGGAGTTGATGAGCGTCGCAAGCATGCCGGCGTAGTCGGCGGCGGCCCGCTCCATGCCCCGCTCGGCGGCGTCTGCGCCGCGCCAGATGTTGCCGCCGCCCACGACGACGGCAAGCTCGACGCCGGTGGCGACCGCGTCCTTCACTTCCTGGGCAAGATAGTGCACGGCCTCGGAATCGATGCCGTAGCCCTGACTGCCCTGCAGCGACGCGCCGCTCAGCTTGAGGACAACGCGCCGATAGGCTGTTGCCATGGCGAGCCCCCTACTCCTCGGCCAGGGCGTAGCGGATGAAGCGCCGGACCTGGATGTTCTCTCCCATCTTCGCGATGGCGTCGTTCACCAGGTCCTGGATGGATTTGGACGGGTCCTTGATGAAGGACTGCTCCATGAGGCTCGCGCCCTCGCCCTCGTCTTCGGAGGTGACGCGGTCAGGGTCCATCGCCGCCACCTGCATGGCGAGATCGTGGGCCAGCGCCCGGAACTCATCCGTGCGGGCCACGAAGTCCGTCTCGCAGTTGAGCTCGAGCAGCGCGCCTATGCGGCTGCCGCTGTGGATGTAGGACTCCACGACGCCCTCGGCGGCGGAGCGGGACGCCTTCTTCGCCGCGCTGGCCAGGCCCTTCTCGCGCAGGATCGCCTGGGCCTTTCCAGAGTCGCCGTCAGCCTCCTGCAGCGCCGTGCGGCAGTCCAGAATGCCGGCCCCGGTAATCTCCCGGAGCTTTCTAATGTCCTCAACGCTTACTTGCACCATGACTCTTCCATCCTTTGCGTGCTGCCGGGGCGGTTTTGGGCGCACCACATCCGCGCCGTTGTGCCCCGTTGTAAAAGATCCGGGCTAGTTTTCGGTGTCGTCGCTGTCATCCGGGAAGAACACGTGGGCTTCCAGGTCCTCCTCGGAAGCCAGGTCATCGAAGTCTTCCGCGGTGGTGTAGGCCTGGAAATCGCCGGAGTCGACGACGGTATCGGCCTCGATGGCTTCCTGCTCCATGAGCATCGCCTCGCGCTGCTGCAGACCGGCGATGACGGCGTCCGCCATTCGGGCGGTCACGAGCCGGATCGAGCGGATGGCGTCGTCGTTGCCGGGGATGATGTAGTCGACGAGGTCCGGGTCGCAGTTGGTGTCGACCAGTGCGAAGATCGGGATGCGGGCCGCGCGGCCCTCCTCCACGGCAATGCGCTCCTTATCGATGTCGATGACGAAGAGCGCGCTTGGGGGCTTCTTCATGTTGCGGAGCCCGCGGAAGTACTTGCGCAACCGGCGGAGCTGGTCCTCCGCCTTCATGAAGTCCTTCTTGGGCAGCCGCCGCAACTCGCCGCGTTCCTGCCGGTCCTCAAGGTTGCGCATATGGTCTATGCGCGACTTGATGGTGGGAAAGTTGGTGAGCGTGCCGCCCAGCCACCGCTGGTTGACGTAGAGCATCTCGCAGCGGTTGGCCTCGTACTCAATGGTCTCCTGCGCCTGCTTCTTGGCGCCGACAAAAAGGATGTCGCCGCCATTCGCCACAAGGTCGGTCATGGCCTGCGCCGTCCGCTCCAGCAGGACGAGGGTCTGTTGCAGGTCAATGATGTGGATGCCGTTCCGCTGCGTGAAGATGAAGCTCTTCATCCGCGGCTGCCAACGCCGCGTCTGGTGTCCAAAGTGGACACCCGCCTCCAGCAGCGACTTCATGGTCACCGGCTCTCTGGCCGGCGGTTTCGGCTGTTCCTGTACTTCCGTGGTCACAACTTGCTCAGTAGTCAAACCGTGCAACTCCTCGTCCAAATAGTTGATCTGTTTGTAAGGGACACCGGGCAGGAGTATAGCATAGCTGCGAGAGCGGGGCAAAGCGTGGGGGCGCTGGATGTCGCTATATTCGCCGAGTCCCCGATAGAGCGGTCATTCGTTGGTCCAACGTTAGTGTTTCCAAACCATCGCGAGCGTAGTCCTCTGCGATGAGCCGGTCCACCAAACCCGCCCCGTCCGCAATTTGGAGGGCCTCAAGGATAGAGGCGCCGTTTTGCGGCGAGACGAGGCCGCTACGAAGGGTACGGTACAAGGCAATGCGGGCTGCATTCTTGTCTACGCCATAGGAATGCTGCAGAGCGACGTAAGCCTCGCCTATAACTTGATTCGACGCAACGACCTCAGCGCCTTGTTCAGCCAAAGTAAGCAATTGGCTCCTGCAATACAAATACAGGTCTTCAGGTTGCTCCGACAAGAGCCTCATCAGGACTGAGGTGTCAATCCCGTAGGGAGGGGTCATAGGTGCCATCTCTGAATGCGTCTATGTCGAAGGGTGGCGTATTGGGGTCTATCTTGTCGCGCAGATACCCCAGCATAGAAAGGTCAATCTCTCTCTGCTTGTGTTTCCTATCCGGTCGGAGAGCAATCCCGTCAGGCAGGCACACCACCTCGACATACTCTCCCGGTTTCACCCCCAGTGAATCCAGAGCCTCAGTAGGGATAGTTACCCGTCTATCAGCATTGATCTTGACACGCATTTCAGCCCCCGCATCCACATTAAACGGGCCTTCTGTAGCTGTCAATAGGCTAAAC contains these protein-coding regions:
- the ispG gene encoding flavodoxin-dependent (E)-4-hydroxy-3-methylbut-2-enyl-diphosphate synthase, with the protein product MPKRRVSKPVYVGGVKVGGDADIAVQSMTKTDTRDVAATVAQIKGLEEVGCDIIRCAVPDMEAAQALGAIKKQINIPLVADIHFHYQLALEALEQGVDCLRLNPGNLRDADRVRQVVVAAKERETPIRIGVNFGSLPPVGGIGQTRGFSRLFDMVNRLPKAGEAREGEYSVVDHMVATALWEISLLEELDFDLIKISLKAFDVPTTVEAYRRLARMVPYPFHLGITEAGTVSSGSIRSAVGLGYLLYEGIGDTIRVSLSGDSRDEVTAGYEILKSLNLREKGVTLVACPSCGRADVDVVKLANEVDALVKSLDTNIKVAVMGCEVNGPGESKDADIGIAGGNGRAIIFRKGVKTKVVAEADMLEELMKEIHQVMAEREESGVAG
- a CDS encoding M50 family metallopeptidase, which produces MEDPIGLLVTVVRFVLLLTVLIMVHEAGHFFSARAFGVKVLEFGWGFPPRAFGLYTGRTPVRLPEDVWLIGFHSRDQVRPGMKVRVYSSSGSDGALTALAVEGLFGGTASRDLSLEEALGKEVLVHEGKVRDVRGDTLVLADMVYTINWLPLGGFVRMAGENNPNVPWSLASRSPLTRFTVLAAGSAMNVVLPVVLFVFLFAAPEERYEGRVLIAGVAQESPAERAGLQSGDIILEADGHRVYNTQTLQTRILLNLGKETEFLVMRPERLITGSFGFGADTGPVDTAVRDTEPFTVLLVPRWAPPEGQGNVGIQIRTIQGQVVSQPGNILTAIPNGFVRMWEMLVLLKNEILSWFAGSGGPQFAGPVGIAQISDEVAEAGWRPLVIFAALLSLNLAIINLLPLPALDGGRIVFVALEWARGGKRVPPEREGLVHAVGFAVLIGVIVIITFFDVSRIIAGNSIAN
- a CDS encoding 1-deoxy-D-xylulose-5-phosphate reductoisomerase, whose translation is MKKLAILGSTGSIGRQTLDIVRAYPDEFEVFALSAWSNRDMLLEQAHEFQPRYLYCQQQPPAGELPDGTETIGGIVEIATHPDVDLVMQGMVGNAGLLPTLEALRAGKHVAMANKEPVVMAGELLTREAARCGGEILPVDSEPSAIWQCLQGEDVENGVRRLIITASGGALRRLPIEEVAKVTPEQALKHPTWSMGKKITIDSATLMNKGFEVIESHWLFAMPWERVDVVVHPQSIIHSMVEFMDGSVKAQLGVPDMRLPIQYAMFYPQRLPCEQAPRFDPIAAAALTFEEMDPARYPCFVTALEAGHAGGTYPTVLSASDEVAIDAFLGGHIAFGDIHGVVTAALDRHTSTADPSLEDILAADAWARETARGIVER
- a CDS encoding CDP-archaeol synthase yields the protein MATAFVGIPVVLAVVLLGAPYMGALASVAGALAVFEYNRLSKAFDSPPRLLFAWALTIGMIQAAVWGPLQFLMAFAAAALAMIIFHFTAPGPGLGWQLRLMGAMGPFHVGMPLAVALLMRNLENGLEWTLTALLCTMAIDTGAFAVGKLIGRTQLTSISPNKTWEGTIGGVLAGVLAAIGLTLLLDLPLGLPAVAALGVTLAIGAIIGDLTVSAMKRIAGVKDTGALLPGHGGVLDRMDSMLVTLPFAFMWQVWTL
- the uppS gene encoding polyprenyl diphosphate synthase; the encoded protein is MQRRRAPDAYAGAEAEQSQARFAPDEVPAHVAIIMDGNGRWAAGRGLPRLAGHRAGTENIRPVARCFAEYGVKHLTLFAFSTENWTRPEDEVTGLFDLLADVIDSQTRELHKEGVRLRHLGRLDRLPQSLQASIEAAVALTKDNDGFELSIAFDYGGRDEILQAVRRLLAAGAAPEDLDEAKLSQHLYTYGVPDPDLIVRTAGEMRLSNFLLWQGAYAEHYVTDACWPDFGRGEAIRALEAYRGRRRSFGGVLPNSAD
- the frr gene encoding ribosome recycling factor → MPTADEHLKDAEHRMHGANDALQRELESVRTGRARPGLVEHIVVEYYGTDMPLNQLASVSVPEARVLAIQPWDKTAMSAVERAIHKSDLGITPNNDGSVIRLTMPVLTEDRRKDLARSVRKRVEDARVAVRNVRRDVQDKIRAQEKNKELSQDDLRRFQDQLQKITDTNIAQIDKTGEAKESELMEV
- the pyrH gene encoding UMP kinase, with protein sequence MATAYRRVVLKLSGASLQGSQGYGIDSEAVHYLAQEVKDAVATGVELAVVVGGGNIWRGADAAERGMERAAADYAGMLATLINSLAFQDALEQMGVDTRTQSALGVQAVAEPFIRRRAIRHLEKGRVVIFAAGTGNPFMSTDTAAALRAVEIGANAIFMAKNQVDGVYDADPRIHPDAKRFDYLEYMDVLNKGLEVMDNTAVSMCMDNHLPIVVFDVFKPGSLMRLLNAEQLGTLVADVPESLLSRD
- the tsf gene encoding translation elongation factor Ts encodes the protein MVQVSVEDIRKLREITGAGILDCRTALQEADGDSGKAQAILREKGLASAAKKASRSAAEGVVESYIHSGSRIGALLELNCETDFVARTDEFRALAHDLAMQVAAMDPDRVTSEDEGEGASLMEQSFIKDPSKSIQDLVNDAIAKMGENIQVRRFIRYALAEE
- the rpsB gene encoding 30S ribosomal protein S2 → MTTEQVVTTEVQEQPKPPAREPVTMKSLLEAGVHFGHQTRRWQPRMKSFIFTQRNGIHIIDLQQTLVLLERTAQAMTDLVANGGDILFVGAKKQAQETIEYEANRCEMLYVNQRWLGGTLTNFPTIKSRIDHMRNLEDRQERGELRRLPKKDFMKAEDQLRRLRKYFRGLRNMKKPPSALFVIDIDKERIAVEEGRAARIPIFALVDTNCDPDLVDYIIPGNDDAIRSIRLVTARMADAVIAGLQQREAMLMEQEAIEADTVVDSGDFQAYTTAEDFDDLASEEDLEAHVFFPDDSDDTEN
- a CDS encoding AbrB/MazE/SpoVT family DNA-binding domain-containing protein translates to MTATEGPFNVDAGAEMRVKINADRRVTIPTEALDSLGVKPGEYVEVVCLPDGIALRPDRKHKQREIDLSMLGYLRDKIDPNTPPFDIDAFRDGTYDPSLRD